CTCGAGTCATCTGGTCCTTTGTCTTTACGGTATTAGCAGTAGTCCTATTTGGCATGCGTAAGGATCTTCTAGCAGATATAAAGTATTTATGGTCACACCAAAAGCATTTCTGGCAGTTGGCAGGAGCATCCTTTGTCATTTCTATGAACTGGTATTTATATATTTGGGCAGTTACACATAACCATTTAATTGAGACCAGCTTAGGCTATTATATTAATCCTCTTCTTTCAGTTATTTTTGGGGTTATCTTCTTTAAAGAGACGCTTAATCGTGCACAATGGGTAGCTACAGGAATTGCCTTTATTGCAGTCATTATTTTAACGATTAACTATGGTTCCGTTCCATGGGTAGCACTGCTTATTGCATTATCCTTCGCCATTTACGGTGTATTGAAAAAGAAAATTTCACTTGATGCCACGAGAGGACTAGCTATAGAAACATTATTTATTTTACCAATTGCATTAGGCTATTACGTCTATCTGTTCACAACGCAGCAAGCTTCATTCTTACATGTCGGTGTAAAAACAGACATCCTGATGATTGTTAGTGGCTTGGTGACAGCTATACCTTTAATTTTATTTGCAAAAGGTGCACAAAATATTCCGCTTTATTTACTAGGCTTTATACAATATGTCTCACCGACTATTGTATTAATTTTAGGAATTGTGTTATATAAAGAGCCGTTTAGTCAGGTAGAGTTAATTGCATTTAGTATTATTTGGGGAGCTTTACTACTGTTTTCTGGCTCGAAAATCATTGAAACGAGAAAGGCTCATCATAAATCTGCTTTTAAGAACTTGTAGAAATTTTCTACAGGTTTTTTCTTTGTTACATTTATGTCAGTTAGCCAAGAGCATAACTCAGTCTTATAAGAAGATGAAAGCACCTTTACTTTTTTTATTGCATATAGTAAGATAATGACAAATTAGATAACAATGAAAAATATTGAGAGGTGCTTTTTGTGAGTGTAGTAGGTTCTAAATAGGAATAATTACATCGAAATAAAATGATTGACGACAGGGGATTTATGGAAAAGTAACCCCCTATTTGGTCATGCGTTTATTTCAATACCTATGAAGATACCTACAATACTTTATAAAGCGTGTAATGCACTGACTAACTTCATGTTGATGAGGTTTTTTCAGGATGCTTATTACATACCCTTTGTAATGTGAAAGCTGTGGTATCCCCGCAGCTTTTTTTTTTAATAAAATCATTGCTATCTAATAATAGGTATCTTCATGAATGATTCTAAAAAATCATAGTGAGGAGCAATTAACAATGAATTATACTACTCTTGAGAAGTTACAATATAATGAATTGAAGGAAAATGTAAAATGCTACTGTGTGAGTGGATTAGGTAAACAGTTATTGGATAAATTAGAGCCAAGTTCTAGCATATCTGTTGTGAGAAATCGATTGAACGAAACGACAGAGGCACGGGCCATTTTAGATGCAGAGGGGCATATTCCTTTTTTAGGCGTAACAAATATTGACAGTACCATCAAAAAGCTTGAAAAAGGGGTTATTTTAGATCCAAGTGAGTTAATAAGCATTTCAGATTTTTTACGTGGATGTCGCAAAATAAAAAAATTTATGTTGGAGAAGGAGTTTTTTGCGCCAGTTCTTGCTTCCTATGCTCTTTCAATGGCTGAATTTAAAAGTGTAGAAGAGGAAATAAATTTTGCGATTAAAGCTAATCGCGTAGATTCAGCAGCTAGTCGAGAACTAAAGCGCATTCGAAACCATATTGATACGACAGAGGAGAAAATTAAAGAACGCTTAACAAAATTTTTAAACAGTAGTGCAAATAAAACCTATATACAGGAATTTTTTATTAGTAAAAAGGATGATCGTTACACAATTCCTATTAAGGCGTCCTATAAAAATCATGTGCAGGGAACAGTGGTGGAAATTTCAGCGAAGGGTGCTACAGTTTTTATAGAACCTAGTGCAGTCGCAAAATTAAATGTAGAGTTGGCGACCCTGAAAGCGGAGGAAGCTATCGAGGAATATCAGATTTTAGCTTCATTATCAGGACTTCTGATGGAAAATATTCGCGAAATCACGATTAATATGGAGTTGATTAGTCAGTATGATATGGTTTTTGCTAAAGCTAAGTATAGCAAGCAAGTAGGAGGCATTGAGCCAAGCTTGAACGAATATGGCACTATCAAATTAATCAATGGGAAGCACCCTTTATTACCAGGAAATGCGGTGCCATTAACGTTTGAAATCGGTCAAGATTACCGAAGCTTGATTATAACAGGGCCTAATGCTGGTGGAAAAACGGTAGTCCTCAAGACGATCGGCCTTTTAACATTGGCAACCATGTCAGGCTTTCATATCGTAGCCGAAAAAGGAACCGAAATAGCTGTATTTGATAATATCTTCGTAGATATTGGTGATAATCAAAGTATTGAAAATGCCCTTAGTACATTTTCATCTCATATGAAAAATCTTTCGGATATTATGATGGCATCGAATAATCATACATTATTACTTTTTGATGAAATTGGCAGTGGGACGGAACCAAACGAAGGAGCGGCATTAGCTATATCTATTTTAGAGGAATTCTATCATATGGGCTGTATAACAGTTGCTACAACCCATTACGGTGAAATAAAACGTTTTTCTGAAATGCATAGTGATTTTATGAATGCGGCTATGCGTTTTAATAGCGAAACATTGGAGCCATTGTATCAATTAATGATTGGTGCCTCTGGCGAAAGTAATGCGCTTTGGATTTCACAGAAAATGAATATTCGCAAAACAGTATTACAGCGTGCGAAGGACTATTTGGACAATAAGGATTACCAGCTAGAAAGGGTTCATGACAGTAAAATTAGAAGGCCCAAGATAGGAAAAGAGGGCACAAAGATGAACCATGAATTTTCCAAAGGGGATCGAGTGAAATTATTAGATTATGATGATGTTGGGCTTGTCTACAAAGAAGTAGATAATTACTGTAATGTTGTCGTGTATTATAAGGAACAGTTTATGGAGGTAAATATTAAGCGTTTGGTATTAGAGCTTTCTGCAACTGAACTATATCCTGAAGATTATGATGTGGAAACATTATTTGTAGACTATAAAGAACGCAAGCTTCAGCATGATATCGATCGTGGCTCAAAAAAAGCTCTACGCAGGATTCAGAAGGAAATGAGAAGGGATAAAAGGTAAGGGGTAGATGGGGTAGAGGAAAATTTCTTTTTTCTCTACCCTTTTTTTAGTAATAAAGTTTCGAATTTATTAAATTTAAATGAGCACTATATAATTCACAATAGGTCATTTTTATTACACAGTGTCAATCTGTCCCTTAATGGAATAATAGGTTTCTTCAATTTTTTGCTTATACGGAAGATCGATTAAATCCTGTGAATCCATATAGGCCATTTTTGCAATTTCATAGGCTGTTGTTAACTCACCAAAATGTGCATAACAGAGTGCCTTATAGGAGAAGCATTCATTAAAGCCTAAAATGTCAAATGGATGTAGGAAGAATGATGGGATGTTTGTAAAATGTGCAAAAGCTTCCTTAGCTTCTTCGTATCGACCTAGCAAATATAAGGATTTACCTTTTTCACAATAATATAGGTTTTTATCAAATTTGATGGCTCCCATATCCATAAGTGGACGAAAACGCTCTATTTCCTCTAGTGCCTTTTCATAATCATGGGTGTAATTGTTATAATAGTGAGCTCGTAATGTGAAAATAAAGGCATCCACATCCGCTTGTTCCACAAAAACACGATATTGCTCTAGCTTTGTTATCAAATGCTCTGTTTGTTCGAAATCATTGTCAACCATGGCACAAAACGCTGCTATACGATACATATCATCAATATAATAATAAAATTGGTTTTTATGTGCATTGGCAATTGACTCTTTAACAAGTTGCTTACCTGCTTCATATTCTCCGATAGCTAATTGAAAAATGCTAATATAATAAGCCATTTTCCCAGCATCTCGTGAATCAAGTTGATAATTTTCCTGCTCAGCCTCTTCCTTAGCCTGTAAGATACAGGAATAAGCCATATTATAGTTTCGACCTTCCATGAATACAGCTGATTGTATAACGTAGGTTTCAAACCAATGACTCAGTAAATTAATTTCTTTAAATATAAAGCGTGCACGATTGAGTGGCGATTCCCATGTCGTTATGCCTGCTTGATATTGTGCTACCGCGTAAATATACAGTAAACGACCTGCTTCATAGCTAAGTGGGAGCTCTTCTACATAAGGCTTAATCATCTCTATAGTTTGTTCCAGATTTTTTGTATCACCAAGCTGTATTTGTGCATAAAAAATTTCCACCCGCTCTAAAAGATGTCGTATTGTAGATGGTGCTATTTCTTCAAGTAATTCACTTGCTTTTACCCCTAAACGCTCCGCGATATAGTCAAGGCTTTCCATCGAGGGCTTAGCCTTATCATTTTCAATTTGACTTAGCATTCCTTTTGTAAGACGATCGCCAGCAAGAGCCTCTAATGTAAATTTTCGTTCCTTTCTTAAATTGCGAATTCGTGTACCTAAAGAGTTCACTGCCTCGCCTCCTTTATTTATAACATAACCTTTGTTTAATTATATTAAACTTTCTCTTGCGTGAAAAGTAGAAGTTATGCTATATTTTGTTTAATAAAATTAAACTTTTAATTTTTATTAAAAATTTGGAGGGTTTTAGAATGGATGAAGCAGCAAAATATAAAAAAGCAACCTATCATTTATGGACATTTACAGCCAGCAAATTGATAGCGATGCTAGGGACAAATGTGCTATCCTTTGGGATTAGTTTGTATATCTTAGCCATGACGGGGTCTGCAACAAGCTTTGCGACCAACATGATATGTTCAGTATTACCGCGAGCACTTGTTGCACCTATAGCTGGCCATGTTGCTGATAATTACCCGAAAAAACGTACAATTCTACTTGCACAAGCAGGAACGATTTTAACAGTAGGGGGCTTACTGCTCTACACAGAAACAGTAGGGATGTCGGTTTATGCTATTTATGTAGCAACAGTTGTTAATACGATTTGCTCCGCTTTTTCAGGTGTAACATTTTCATCAGCTATCGCAACATTGGTCAATCCAGAGCGATTACAGCGTGCCATATCATTTAACCAATTATCAGTGTCAGTTGCTGCAATAGGGGGGCCTATAATCGGGGGAATGATGTATGGTTTTTTCTCAATGAAAGTATTTTTAATAATCAATATGATTGCCTATTCAATTGCTTTTCTCTTGGAGGCAACGATGAACTTCACCCTTTATAGTACAAGAGATGGAGATGTGAAAAAGGAAAAGATTTGGGAAGGGCTTACTAGTGGCTTTCGTTACATTAAGCAGCAAAAGGTTATTAAAACCGTAATGTGGATGTCATTATGGATTAATTTATTCTTCTCTGCCATTGTTGTTGGTGGGACTTATATTATTATTGAATTACTAAAAGTAAAATCTACACATTTTGGCTTTATCGAGGCTTCTGGTGCTTTTGGTATGCTCATTGCCTCCGTTTATTTTGCGACAAGGGCAGAGGTTAAAGTACCGTTACGTTTTTCTAAAATCAGTTTATTGCTGCTAGCAAGTAGTTTGAGCTTAGCCGTATTACCATTATTGATGAAATTATCGTATTTAACGATTGTGATTTTTTATATTGTGATTTACTTTATTTTTGCAATCTTTGAAATGGGTATTAATATGCCTATTGGTGTTTATATGCAAAAGCTAATATCAGAGGAATATCGAGGACGTGTATTTGGGTTAATGGAAACGATGGCTATGTCGATGATGCCAATTGGTATGTTGGTGTATGGCATCCTGTACGATACATTACCAGCAACGGCGATTTTACTCTCTACTAGTGCGATTATTGTGACGATTACATTGGTTTTGCTCCGAACTTCTGTCTTAAAAGAAGCACACCCAGAATTTTATAATAAAGAAATTGTAACGGAGAGTGTAACAAATTAATTCGCCTTTTTATTAAGTAATACAAAAAATAACCAGACATTCTGAAATTAATAGAATGTCTGGTTTATCTTTTCAACTAATCTAAATGATAGTACCAACTTCTAAGTATCTGCATCCTGAATAAAAATTAGTAGCGATAGTGCCAAAAATTACTGATCTTCAATGACGATGTATGTAGCTTTAATAGGTCCGTGTACACCTACAATCAGAATCATTTCGATATCAGCAGAGTTACTTGGTCCTGTAATAAAGTTGATACAGGAGGCGATTTGCTCTCCATCTCTTATTTTTTCACGAATGAAGCGGGCGGCTTGTGTCATACGTGGAACAATTGTACTTTTAGGAATTAAAATAATGGATTTCTCCGGTAAGAAGCTAACAGATCTACCTTTATTCTTGCTACTAAAAAGTACAGCAGTTCCTGATTCAGCTAATGTTATTTCACTTATGGTAATGCCGATATTTGCTTTTTCAGCCTGCCGAATATTTTCCTCATGCTGTGCCGAGTTCCATTCATAAAGTTGAATGCCCATTTGTGACCAGTGCTCTGTCATAAATAATGTTAGGCCATAACGTTCAAAACGCTCATCTCTCCATGTAACTACTGAACGACGTCCATAATTATCTACGACTTTTTGTAAATCCTTCGAAAGATTAGCTGTATTTGTTAAAATAATGTCTGTATGAATATTTTTACATTGCTCCACCAAAACCTCTACTAATTCATCTTTTGTTGCATCCTTTAGCACTCTCCCTTGTGGCTGATATTGCCATATAGGTTGTGTAAGCTCAGTTTTGGGTGCACGTCCAAGCTGCTGAGCGATTTTTGATAAAAAGGCATCTCTATTTTCTATGGTACCTATCATCACTGCTCTCCTCCTTTAGAACGTTGCTTCAGCCAGTTTCTAAATTTATTTTTATTTGGTGCTGGAAAATCTCTTGTCTCGGTCCATGCTTTTAATGGACCAGGGCCATTTGAGATTTTATTGTCTTTAGTAAATGGCGACATTGTAGGTGAGGCCATTTTTGCTGCCATTTTATAAAGGGTAGGGGAGGAGGCACCTAGACCAAAAGCCTTCATGAGTAATTTTTCAGAAACAGGTGCTCTTCCTTCGTTTTCCACAATTACTTGACGATGCCGATGAATAAGCTGATGTAATGGAATTTTCACAGGACAAGCCTCTGTACATGCCCCACACAGTGTGGAGGCATATGGTAACTCCTTAAAATCATCGTAGCCACCTAATAATGGAGAAAGTACAACACCCACAGGTCCTGAATAGATGGAGCCGTACGTATGACCACCAACATGACGATAAACAGGACATGCATTGACACATGCTGCACAGCGAATACATTGTAGAATTGACTGGAATTCGCCTCCTAAAATATCGGAGCGCCCATTATCAACAATAACTAAATGGAATTCCTCAGGACCATCTGTATCTCCTTCTTCTTTTATCCCCGTTAAAGTTGTAATATAGCTAGTAAGCTTTTGTCCAACAGCGCTTCTTGTTAATAAACTGACAAGTACCTCCATCTCTTCAAAAGTGGGAACAATTCGTTCCATGCCCATAACTGTAATTTGAGTTTTTGGCAGGGCAGTCACTAAATCTGCGTTACCTTCATTTGTAACAAGTGTGATAGAGCCGCTCTCTGCAATGGCAAAATTACAGCCTGTGATGCCAATATCAGCAGTCAAATACTCTTTACGAAGTTTTTCACGGACATAGAGGGCAAGCTCCTCTGGTTTTTCAGTTTTATCATAGCCTTGCTTTTCTTTAAAGACGTCTCTAATCTGCTCCTTATTTTTATGCAAGGCTGGAACAACGATGTGGGATGGCGGCTCATGATCATCCACCTGCAAAATGTATTCACCTAAATCTGTCTCAATAACTTCACAACTAAGCTCTTCTAACACAGTATTTAAGTTGATTTCTTCTGTAACCATTGATTTAGATTTTACGATTTTCTTAGCATTTTTCTTTTTTGCAATGCCTCGAATATAGTCTGTAGCTTCTTTTGCAGTTTGCGCAAAGTAAACATGACCACCTCTTTGTGCAACATTTTCACTCAACTGATACAAGTAAAAATCTAAGTTTGCTAGTACATGCTTGCGAATTTCTTCACCATGAGAGCGCCATTCCTCCCAATGACCAAGCTCTTCAGCCTGTGTAAGTCGACGTGTTTGAAAGCGTTCCTGTGCACTTGACACAGCTCCACGCATAAATGTATTGTCTAACTCCTTTGTTACTCGATCATTAAATAGATCGTCACTAGTTTTCATGGCCATTGCTATTACCCCCTTTGATCTATTGGCAATTTAATACTTCTGCAATATGCATCACTTTAATTGGCTTTCCCTGTCGATTAATTCGACCGCCAATATTGATTAAACAACCAGCATCAGCGCCAATTAGGATATCTGCTTCTGTCTGTTCCACATCGTGTACTTTTTCAGTAACCATTTCTCCTGAGATGTTGCCCATTTTTACTGAAAAGGTCCCACCAAATCCGCAACAGCGATCTTTTCCTGGCAATTCCACATACTGTAAACCTTTCACTTGACGTAATAATTTAAGTGGTGCTTCTTTTACTCCAAGTAGACGGGTCATATGGCAGGAGGTATGATAAGTAGCTGTGCTTTCTAAATGGGCTCCTACATTCTCAATCTTTAATACATTGACAATAAATTCAGTAAATTCATAGGTTTTATCTGCTAATGCTTGTGCTTTTTGTTCCCAAATAGGGTCCCCCTGAAAAACTTCTGGATATTCCTTAAACATATACGCACAGGATCCTGAAGGGGAGACCACATATTCAGCATGTTCAAAGGCTGAAATCATTTTTTTCATGGCATTTTTAGATTCCTTTACGTAGCCGCTATTATAGGCTGGCTGTCCGCAGCAAATTTGATTTTCTGGAAAGTCAATATCACAGCCAAGTCTTTCAAGTACTTCAACAACAGCTTTTCCTACATCCCCTTGAAACATATCAACTAAACAAGTGGCAAATAGTGAAACTTTCATGTTTATCGCTCCTTTTAATGTATCTCCAAGATATAAACATTTACTAAGTGAGAGAATCACTATCGATCTAATGACGATTGAGCTCTTCTCTAAATGAAACAATTCCCTTTAATCATAATTCAACTGGTCATCTGATGATTTTAATGAGGGAAATAGATTGTTTTTATAATACTACAACTTTTTACATGAGTAAAAGTGTTTATCAAAAATTTCCAAAAAAATTTTAAAGCTGCCTATAATTAGGCAGCTACTGTTATTTCATTGATTCAGTTGTTTCAAAATATTGCATTAAAATCTTTTCCACATTTCTTAAATGGGAAGCCATAGCATGCTTTGCTAGCTCTTCATTTTGCTGTTTAATGGCAAGGAAGATTTGCATATGCTCATCGTATAGCTGTTCACTTGTTGTTTTTTTAGAATATAGCCAAATCCGACGTGTCTCTTTCATCGTTTCAATCATTAATCCTGAGACTTGATCTAATATAGTTGCAAGTAGGGGATTTTGAGAAGCTTTTGAAATGGCCGCGTGAAATTGGAAATCCACTTTTTCACCTAGCTCGCCATCTCCTTGTACACGTTTCATTTCATCCAATATTTGAATCATTGCTTGAATGTCTTCGTCCGTTCGATGGATAGCTGCACTTGCAGCAGCACCTACTTCAATGATTTTACGTACTTCTAGCAAATGGGAGACATCTTGTTTATTTGTTAAAATCGCTGTCGATAGTGGAAAATCGAGTTGGCTAGGCTGAATGCTTTTAACAAATGTTCCTGAGCCCTGTTTAATTTCAATTAATCCCATAGCCTTTAAAGCAGAAAGTGCCTCTCTTATAGCAGATCTACTTACCTGTAATTGCTCTGCAAGCTGTTCAACAGAGTCAAGACGATCACCAGGTTTCAGTGCCCCTGCTCTGATTTTTTCGTAAAGGATTTCAGATACTTCCTCATATATTTTTTTCGGTTTAATTTTTCTTAATTCCAAGGAGCTACACCTCATTTATGCTCAATCATACCTTTATTATACATGAAGAAAAGTAATTTACTTACCCTTTAACGTGAATACTTTGTGTAATAGCAATATGGCGAATTTTAAGATTTTGGGAAAATATTGAATTAAGAAAATACAGATAATATCATTCGGTCATCGGATGACCTAATTTTCTGTTGTTTAACAAAAGGTGGGATAATTTGAAGGTTTATTACAATAATATGTGAGCGTTAGTGTATTTCTTATGCAAGAAGCTATTTCTACAATAATGGAACGAAATCGACAGAAAAATCAATAGTAGAAAACAGCTTGCAATGTAAAGCCTTTTGGGTATCCTGACCTGAGAGGGGGAAAAATACTCGATTAATAGCGTGCGTAAAAGTGAATTTGGGATTTAACATTTACACAAAATTCACAGCTGTTGGAGATAGTCATGGGGGATCAGCATCTGTAGCGGTAAAAAATGAAGAGGTGTATGGCGGGTTAACGACGCTATTTGTGTCTTAACTGTTGCTGTTTTTGCCTTAAAGTATCTTTATCAACAGCTAATATGGCTATTTTTCAAGGAGCGATTTTATGGGCTAGTACCAATTGGTTAGATTATTTTATCCCCTGTTTTCATATAGGGGGGCTACAAATGTGAAGGCATGGCCCCCGTTTATTATACTAACGCTATTTATTTTGTTTCCGTGGATTCTAACGATTAAAAGTGCACTTACAGGACATTAAGAAGGCGTAAATATGATACTCAAAGATGTAAATGTCTTTGGACAAGCTCTAATATTTATGTCTGAAGACCTTCCTTACATAATCAAGTATTGAATGGTACAATTTACAATAGCTACTACGGTTTTAAAAAATGGAAAATTCTGTTTGTAGAAATAACGCGAATTTTGTTGACAGATAATGCAAGTGAAGGGCATAATGCATAGGTACACGAGCAATTATCTTTATAATTACTGAGGCTGATTGTGAAATTGTGCATAAGATTATAAGGATAATTCACTTTTTTAACACTTTATTGCCATGAAACGTTCACAATCAGGAAGGGCGCATTTTACAGTGTTTTTTGGTACGATGGATGCAGTAACTGTAAGGAGCGATTAAAAAATATGGGAACAGATATTAACGTATTTTTAGCTTTTGGTGCAGGGTTTTTGAGTTTTATTTCTCCATGTACCCTTCCATTGTATCCAGCATTTTTATCATACATAACGGGTATGACTTTAGATGAGCTAAAATCTGAACGAGGTATGATGCAAAAGCGTGCAGTTTTTCACACCTTGTTCTTTTTACTAGGATTTTCAATTATCTTTATTATGATAGGACTAGGAGCATCATTAGCAGCAGAGTTCTTCCTTAATTATCAAACCTTATTACGTCAGGTTGGGGCTATTTTAATCGTCGTATTTGGTTTAATGATTGTAGGTTTACTACAAATTGACTTTTTAATGAGGGATCGTAAATTCCAATTTAAAAATAGACCATCAGGTTATTTGGGGTCCGTTCTAATCGGAATAGCCTTTGCAGCTGGTTGGACACCATGTACAGGTCCAATTTTAGCGTCGATTATAATGTTAGCTAGTACAAACCCTGGTGCAGGCTTTAGCTATATGCTTGCTTATTATTTAGGCTTTGCGATTCCATTCTTCGTGTTATCATTCTTTATTTCACGTATGACTTGGATTCGAACACACAGCCAAAAAATAGTGAAAATCGGTGGTTATATAATGATTGCCGTTGGGATATTGTTATTCTTTGATGGGTTAACATATATTACACGCTTGTTACAGCCTATTTTCGGTGGATTTACGGGCTTCTAATCTGCTAAACTAAAGAGGCATACCGTACTTTAACGTGGAGGGAGATGAACAGATGCCTACAGTTTTGGTAGTGGATGATACGCTATTTATGCGTGTTGCCATAAGTAATATGTTTACGGAATGGGGTTATGAGGTAGTCGGCAAGGCTGCCAATGGGAAGGAAGCTGTGGCGATGTATCGAGAGTTACAACCAGATCTTGTCACGATGGATGTAACGATGCCCGTTATGACAGGTATTGCGGCAGTAAAAACAATCATCCCTGAATTCCCAAATGCAAAAATAATTATGATTACAGCTTTAGGCCAACAAAAATTAATTGTGGAAGCAATTGAAAGTGGTGCGAAAGATTTTATCACAAAACCATTTGAGCCAGAAAGATTGAAATCTGTAGTTGATCAATTGCTTGGACAAAATTGTTAATTTGACATTAGAGGAGGATTTTTTTATGTTAAGCAATATCCCTTCTCACTATTATGTTATAGGTTCGACCATAATGGCCATTTTAATGGGTAGCTTTGTCATGGTAATACGGATGAGAGCATCCAAAAAACCAACAAATGAGAAGAAAATTATCATTCCACCTATCGCAATGTCTTCAGGTGCGTTAATGTTTTTATTTGAACAATTCCGTGTACCGCCTATGCAAATTTTAGAGGCGTCAGCAGTCGGAATGGTGTTCTCAACAATACTAATTGCTACTTCAAAATTTGAAGTAAAGGGACAAGATATTTATTTAAAACGTTCAAAAGCCTTCGTTTTTATTTTAATTGGGCTATTAGTGTTCCGAGTTGTGGCGAAAATGATATTAAGTAGCTCCATTGATGTTGGTGAGTTAGCAGGAATGTTTTGGATTTTAGCCTTTGCCATGTTAGTTCCTTGGCGAATTGCCATGCTTGTTCAATTTATCAAAGTCAAAAAAACCATTCCGCTTAAAAATTTGTAAAGAAAAGCCTACACTAGTGTTTAGTGCAGGCTTTTTATCGTTTTGGGGGACAGATAGACATCATTGGACTGATATCACTAACGAAACGACGGATAGAACT
This genomic stretch from Lysinibacillus pakistanensis harbors:
- the rarD gene encoding EamA family transporter RarD; the encoded protein is MSNEKKGVLAAFLAYVFWGAFPLYWKLLEHVPSMEILLSRVIWSFVFTVLAVVLFGMRKDLLADIKYLWSHQKHFWQLAGASFVISMNWYLYIWAVTHNHLIETSLGYYINPLLSVIFGVIFFKETLNRAQWVATGIAFIAVIILTINYGSVPWVALLIALSFAIYGVLKKKISLDATRGLAIETLFILPIALGYYVYLFTTQQASFLHVGVKTDILMIVSGLVTAIPLILFAKGAQNIPLYLLGFIQYVSPTIVLILGIVLYKEPFSQVELIAFSIIWGALLLFSGSKIIETRKAHHKSAFKNL
- a CDS encoding helix-turn-helix domain-containing protein; this translates as MNSLGTRIRNLRKERKFTLEALAGDRLTKGMLSQIENDKAKPSMESLDYIAERLGVKASELLEEIAPSTIRHLLERVEIFYAQIQLGDTKNLEQTIEMIKPYVEELPLSYEAGRLLYIYAVAQYQAGITTWESPLNRARFIFKEINLLSHWFETYVIQSAVFMEGRNYNMAYSCILQAKEEAEQENYQLDSRDAGKMAYYISIFQLAIGEYEAGKQLVKESIANAHKNQFYYYIDDMYRIAAFCAMVDNDFEQTEHLITKLEQYRVFVEQADVDAFIFTLRAHYYNNYTHDYEKALEEIERFRPLMDMGAIKFDKNLYYCEKGKSLYLLGRYEEAKEAFAHFTNIPSFFLHPFDILGFNECFSYKALCYAHFGELTTAYEIAKMAYMDSQDLIDLPYKQKIEETYYSIKGQIDTV
- a CDS encoding (Fe-S)-binding protein translates to MKVSLFATCLVDMFQGDVGKAVVEVLERLGCDIDFPENQICCGQPAYNSGYVKESKNAMKKMISAFEHAEYVVSPSGSCAYMFKEYPEVFQGDPIWEQKAQALADKTYEFTEFIVNVLKIENVGAHLESTATYHTSCHMTRLLGVKEAPLKLLRQVKGLQYVELPGKDRCCGFGGTFSVKMGNISGEMVTEKVHDVEQTEADILIGADAGCLINIGGRINRQGKPIKVMHIAEVLNCQ
- a CDS encoding MFS transporter, which codes for MDEAAKYKKATYHLWTFTASKLIAMLGTNVLSFGISLYILAMTGSATSFATNMICSVLPRALVAPIAGHVADNYPKKRTILLAQAGTILTVGGLLLYTETVGMSVYAIYVATVVNTICSAFSGVTFSSAIATLVNPERLQRAISFNQLSVSVAAIGGPIIGGMMYGFFSMKVFLIINMIAYSIAFLLEATMNFTLYSTRDGDVKKEKIWEGLTSGFRYIKQQKVIKTVMWMSLWINLFFSAIVVGGTYIIIELLKVKSTHFGFIEASGAFGMLIASVYFATRAEVKVPLRFSKISLLLLASSLSLAVLPLLMKLSYLTIVIFYIVIYFIFAIFEMGINMPIGVYMQKLISEEYRGRVFGLMETMAMSMMPIGMLVYGILYDTLPATAILLSTSAIIVTITLVLLRTSVLKEAHPEFYNKEIVTESVTN
- a CDS encoding LutB/LldF family L-lactate oxidation iron-sulfur protein, with protein sequence MAMKTSDDLFNDRVTKELDNTFMRGAVSSAQERFQTRRLTQAEELGHWEEWRSHGEEIRKHVLANLDFYLYQLSENVAQRGGHVYFAQTAKEATDYIRGIAKKKNAKKIVKSKSMVTEEINLNTVLEELSCEVIETDLGEYILQVDDHEPPSHIVVPALHKNKEQIRDVFKEKQGYDKTEKPEELALYVREKLRKEYLTADIGITGCNFAIAESGSITLVTNEGNADLVTALPKTQITVMGMERIVPTFEEMEVLVSLLTRSAVGQKLTSYITTLTGIKEEGDTDGPEEFHLVIVDNGRSDILGGEFQSILQCIRCAACVNACPVYRHVGGHTYGSIYSGPVGVVLSPLLGGYDDFKELPYASTLCGACTEACPVKIPLHQLIHRHRQVIVENEGRAPVSEKLLMKAFGLGASSPTLYKMAAKMASPTMSPFTKDNKISNGPGPLKAWTETRDFPAPNKNKFRNWLKQRSKGGEQ
- a CDS encoding LutC/YkgG family protein, translated to MIGTIENRDAFLSKIAQQLGRAPKTELTQPIWQYQPQGRVLKDATKDELVEVLVEQCKNIHTDIILTNTANLSKDLQKVVDNYGRRSVVTWRDERFERYGLTLFMTEHWSQMGIQLYEWNSAQHEENIRQAEKANIGITISEITLAESGTAVLFSSKNKGRSVSFLPEKSIILIPKSTIVPRMTQAARFIREKIRDGEQIASCINFITGPSNSADIEMILIVGVHGPIKATYIVIEDQ
- a CDS encoding endonuclease MutS2 — its product is MNYTTLEKLQYNELKENVKCYCVSGLGKQLLDKLEPSSSISVVRNRLNETTEARAILDAEGHIPFLGVTNIDSTIKKLEKGVILDPSELISISDFLRGCRKIKKFMLEKEFFAPVLASYALSMAEFKSVEEEINFAIKANRVDSAASRELKRIRNHIDTTEEKIKERLTKFLNSSANKTYIQEFFISKKDDRYTIPIKASYKNHVQGTVVEISAKGATVFIEPSAVAKLNVELATLKAEEAIEEYQILASLSGLLMENIREITINMELISQYDMVFAKAKYSKQVGGIEPSLNEYGTIKLINGKHPLLPGNAVPLTFEIGQDYRSLIITGPNAGGKTVVLKTIGLLTLATMSGFHIVAEKGTEIAVFDNIFVDIGDNQSIENALSTFSSHMKNLSDIMMASNNHTLLLFDEIGSGTEPNEGAALAISILEEFYHMGCITVATTHYGEIKRFSEMHSDFMNAAMRFNSETLEPLYQLMIGASGESNALWISQKMNIRKTVLQRAKDYLDNKDYQLERVHDSKIRRPKIGKEGTKMNHEFSKGDRVKLLDYDDVGLVYKEVDNYCNVVVYYKEQFMEVNIKRLVLELSATELYPEDYDVETLFVDYKERKLQHDIDRGSKKALRRIQKEMRRDKR